The sequence CTGCACAGATGCTGGTGGGAGGCCCACGCTAGGATGCCCCACCACCAGCCCCCGGCCCCGTATCAGCTCTGAGACCACAGGAAAGGCCCTTCCCATCTTggaatttcctcatctgcaaaacagatTGAGAGCCCAGAAGACTAATCTCCAGGTTCCCTTCAGATTCTGACTCTAGGACTCTGGCCACACCGCCTGCCCCCTTCCCACCCTGTGTCTCTTCAGGGTCTGGGGAGTGGAGAGCTTTCCCCTCAGTGTTTGCGTCTCTTCCATGTGCACCAAAATTCAGTTTATAATGTCCTTTTACATCCTTTGTCTGATGCAGTCACCCACAGCCACAAGCAGATACAGGTGACTAATAATGACTTTCATCAAGGGGAACGGCTGTGGCCCCCGGATACTCTTTACTCACTCATCAGTGCTGCCCACATCCCAGGAAGTAAGGCTGAAGCTCAGGGCACAACAGTGCTGAGGGCACTGGGACCCTCACCCCTCCAAGCCCCCCTCTTCACTTGACAGCAGCTAAgatccccaggattctccagctTCCTGGCTGTTACCTCTTGCTCTCTTTGCCTCTTTTCCTCTTCATCTCCCTGACCTCCAGAGCACAAGTGTCCCAGGCCCAAGCCTTGAttccctttgcttttctctcctgCCTTTTAGTGACAATGAACAAATGGGCATCTCACCCCTGGGCTCTCCTTGGAACCCCAGGCTTGACTATCTGCCCATCTACTTGGTATTTCCACTTGAACGCAACTGACATCACAGTCCACCAAGTCTGAATGCTAGTCCTctctccacccccatcccagcaTGCTTCCAAGCACTCGGCCAAAACACTTGTAGTCCTTCTCTGTCCTCCTCACCCTCACGCCCCACAACCATGAAAAGGACAAATCTTGATGGCTCCACCTTCAAACCAGAACAAGACTCCAATCACGGCCACTGCCGCCATGCCCACTGGTCCAGGCATGAAGCTGGGGGCCTTTCCCAAACACCACCTTTACCACCagctttacagatgggaaaactgaggctaggGAGAGAAAAGCCTTCCCCATGGTCACAAAGAAACCCTGCCAGGGCTAGCTGGAGCCTGGGTCTGCCACCACCTCCCTGAGGTCTGTGTTCCCAGTGCCTGGATAGGGTTTCTCTTGAAGCCACTTGGCAGGTCTGAGGCCACTGCCAGGCTATGCGCACCCTCATGTGTGTCCCTGAGGAACAAAGAGTCTGCCAGCTGGGTTTGGGTTTCAAGACGTCTGTCGTCGCCCTTGACCTGGAGATCCTACAAGGAGATTGGGGCCAGAAATGGATGGGGGGGCCATGGGCGGGAAACATCAATAAGACGCCACCTTGCCTAGAAACCGGAGAGATCACTCCACCAGCCCCGGGATCCTCTGAGTTCACTTGAGGAGGCCAGAGACTGCAGGGAAGGGCTGGGGTTCTCAGCATTTATTTCAAACAGCTGTTTAAAGAGTGTGTTTAAAATATAgatcatcatatatatatatttatatatataaaatatataaagaggaaTTGAAGCCAGCCACCCCGAAGAAAAAgctatgttttataaatatttctgtagCTCCCACAtcccagaggaagaaaaacaaaacaacaacaaaaaaacatttaCAACCCAAGCTAGTGGTTCCTTGTGGTGGGCCCAGTAGGCTCAGACCCTGGGGTGGGTCGGGGGTCTCAAGGGCTATGCCTACAGAACATTCTGGTGAGGACAGGCTCACCTCCCACTTCCCAGGAAGCTGGTGTCTCTGGCTACGAAAGATTGAGTCCATACCAGTCTTGCCAAACCCACACCCCTGGCTCCTTAGACCCGCCGGGAAGGCAGCAAGTGGGCACTCCGGAGCCTCGGTCGGGCTGCCAGGTTATTTTTAATCTTGTCGGTCTCCTTTGATGTCCTGGCTttccttccctgatggcccagcctTCTGTTCCTGGCGGCTTCCAAGTGGAGGCAAAGCACAAGCCTCCTTCCACACTCGGCATCTGGAGTTCAGAAGCCAAAGCCCACGGGGTGTCTCCGGCCCCCCGGCTGGGCTCCGGGGGTCCCCGAGGAGCTGTGTGGCCTCACTTGCAGACGTAGCGCTCCACGGTGCGCTCACACCTACGGCAGGTGACGTAGCAGCACCAATGGTACTTGCAGTGGCAGCGCTCGACCACGCGGTCTGTGTAGGGGTTGTAGCCGCGTCCACAGCACATGAGGTCGCAGCTGTCGCTGCCATGCGAGGTCTTGTTGCACTGCCTGGAGGGGGATGGGGAGGTCAGTGAGCACCCCCATCACTCACCAGTCCCCCCCACTCCCAGCCAGGCAGCCCACCTCTCCTCCGGCCACGGCTGCTGCCTCAGTCCCTCTTGGACAGTGTCTTGGTCTTTGgagaatttaaattctttttcccaGGGTTCCTTCTCACTTTTCCCTATATTTCTAGTAGATGTTTATTAAAATGAGGGGGTGTTCtgtttcctttgtctcttttcctatACCTTCTACTTCTAAATACTTGAAAATGTCTCAAACCACTAAAGTAATTCTACCTTCATATTTAATCCTTAATTATATTCTAACAAATACAAAAATCGTTTTCACTTTTAGAATCTCAGGATAAATTCGGAAACAAATGGCATCGGACGTGAGGCACAGGGAGCACCTGGCACTCTCTTCTTGGAGACAGAGGGTCTGTCAATCATTTGCCCCCTCTGAATCAGGTGCTTCCCTCCAGAATTTTATCTTATTGGAGGCGGGCAGGGTCTTTGGGCCAGTGGAATTGCTATGCCCACTTTACTTTACAGGTGGAAACAGGCTCAGCAAAGGGCAGAGGGCTGCTCAAAGTCTCACGAGGGTTTGCGGATAAGCAGGGCTCAAGCTTAGGGGTCCTTTGAAACCAAGTCCAGTGCTTATTCATTCTCCCCACCCTAAGAGGCAGagaatccctgggctggaagtGATTCACGAAGAAACGAATCACTCATGTGGGTAAAGAAGACACTGAAGGTCCCTATAAACCCCAAATATCCTTGCCATCAGTTCTTCTGTCCTGCCATCGGTTCTTCTGTCTAGTGAGGAAACGTCTGTGCAGGTCTGCATTTTCATCTAGCTGGGCTTGCATTTTGCTGAGGTGTTGTCATGGGAAGCAGCTGGGTGCCCACAGCCACGTGGACCAAGGAATCCCAGAGTGTCCCAGGTGAGTAAGCCCTAGGGATGACCAAACCCAGCCCTCATCTTtcctgatggggaaactgagacacagaatgGACAGAGGACTTGCCCAGCATCACATAGGGTGAGCACCAGGTCTGTGAGAgttcaggaaggcttcctggagggagAGGGGTCATCCAGGCCATTCCATGAAAGATGAGTAGGAATCTCAGATAGAAGGGAGGGCATAGGGTGGTGAGGGCAAGGAGAACAAACACCCGACCTAATGTAAGGGGGGGTGGGTGACAGATGGATGAAGCAGcaaggctggaggcagggaggccaagGAGGAGGCTGGACAGCGGCTGAGAAAAAGAAGTTGAGGCCTGAGCTGGAAAGGAGCcatggagaggaaaggagagatcgCCTGGAGGGGGAGTTAGGAAGAGACTGCATGTGGGGGCTGTATGCAGTTCCAGGCAGGAGGGAGAAGACAGGAAGCAACAGCAGAACAACATATGCCCAGagccagcagacctgggttcaaacccaagCTCTTCTGCTCACTGGCTATGTGACttcaggcaagtcacttaacctttctgagcttttTTTTAGTCATTCAACACCATTAGTCCCTCTCAGCCTTATTCTGAAGGTCTCTAGACCAAGAAAGGGTGCTGGAAAGGGTTTCACTTTATTTCTGGGTCCCTGACATGCAATTTTTGAAATCTGGCCTCCAGCTTCAGACCCAGACAAGAACTATAATGGTGCCTGTGAGGGGGGATCTGGGGAGGCTGGGGCCTGGGGATACAGCAGGTTTCAGAGACTGGAATAGGGACTACTAAGGGGGCCTCAGTTCACCAGGCTGGATTTGAGGAGGGCATCTTGCCCCGCTAGGGGACCCAGCTAACGTGTACCACCTATGCACCTGCCTTTTACAGTTAACAAAGCTCATTTCCATCCAACCCCCTGTACCCCTAAATCCCCAACCTAGTAAAGTTCATgtttcccctcctccaggaagccttccttgctGTCCAGGCTGAGTCAGGGCCCCTCCGGGATCCCCGTTTTCCCTCTGTCACAATCTGAGCACTTgatgtccctccccacccctggtgCCAGCCAGAGCCTCATATAATGGATGTAAAAAGTGTCTGTGGTTGTGAGCCACTGAGATGTTCGGGGCAGTTTGTTACTGCAGAAAAAGCTGGCCCATACAGCTGTCTAACAAGGCCCATCCTTGGAAGAATGGCTGAGGGCTGAGCGTGGCAGgaaactggggggtggggggatggcatTCTGAGAAAGCAAGGGTAGCTGCTGGTGCTGTGGGAAGGGGCCTCCTCATCAACAGTTTGGGGGCAAGTCCTTGGGGCAGAGTTGCGACAGCTCGGAAGGAAGAGGCCTGGCAGcctcagggagggggtggggggagcccctCATTCACAAACCCTTCCCAGGGCACTGATCACGCCCAGCATGGAGGGGCTGTGTGATTCGAATCACACCAACCCTCCAGGTGTGTGGCACGGTCCCCAAGGCACAGAAGACAACCCTGAGcttcagggaagggaagggatttGTTCAAGGTCCCCTCCTCTAGAAAGCTGTGGCATCAGGGTGGGAACTGTCCTTCCtgagacacacacaggcacagccGCCCCAGGGCTCCAGGGAGAACCCCTCTTTGCTCTGGGGTCCTCAGTGGGCTTCCCCAGGTCCTGTGTGTTCTAgaatcctccccccaccccatcctcatcACACCCACCCTGGGTCCTCAGCCTAGACTCTCGCTCCTTCCTGTCTCTCTGGCCTGACCTGGTTCCATCTTCACTCTGCCTGACCTCCTCAATCTGGCCTCCAGATGGGCGCCTGGGCCTCCTCTTACAGCCTGCTGCCCTGGCCCGTGAGGAGGGAGCCCCCCAAAGCAGCCCCCCTTTCCTAGAGACAGGAACGTGGGCTGAGGAGGAAGCAAAAGCTGGCCAGGCAccaactatgtgccagacacGTTCTCAGACACCCTCACTCTGGTTCAATATTCTTTTAACCCCGAAGAACACTCGTCTTGTGGAATGCTATTAGGGGCTCCTTAATAAAAGAGTTCCATAGCCAAACACCTCTGGGAAACAGAGGCTTAGACAGATCCTTTACTGCAGGATTCCTCAGAGCCTTTAATATGTTCTTGTGCCTTGCAAAGAGAATTTCCCAGTGTATTTGATTGCACAACTATTTCTTTATAGCATTTTAGGAATGGATTCCTCCTGAACCATCTCGGGAAAGAGCTGCTCCCCTGAATTCTCACCAGCCCCTCCTGGCACCCAGGAGGTCTGTGCTCCCCACTGGCTTCCtccctttttccagtcctggatTAGCTTTAGCCTCTAGGACAGGCCTTGCTATAGGAATCCCAGGCCTGGCTCTGAAATGGGAGGGTGGCGGGGAGGCAGGGGGCGGCTAGAAGACAGAGCTAGGGTCTGGGAGGGGTGGATGTAGGTGGGGATGTGGGAGCACCCTCTCCACAAAATGCAGGCCGGCCTCGCTCTCCTGTTGCCCCTTTGGAGCGAGCCTGCCCTGGTCCTGCCTCCACGCTGTGCAGACTTCGGGTGTGGCCACGGGGGCTGCCTGCTGCCTGCCCCACCCCATGCCTCAGTTCATTTGTCCAACCAGCAGGTTGTGTGACATGATCCTTCCCTATTCATTTGACAGACATCTACTGAGGACCTATTTTATGTCAGGCAGCCTCTTTCCTAGCCCTTGTCTGCCGCACAGTCACTGACTCTTCCCATCTGTCTCCCTCACTAGGGAACAGGTGAGGTAGGGACCTCTCATGAGCCTCCGTTCCCAAGGAGCCCCTGCCTTGGTGAGGAGCACAACAGCCTCTCCCAGGAGCTCTGCCGGGAGTCCTGGGATCCCACACCTCCACTCAGCATTCAACCAGGCAGGGACTCCATTCCCCAAATGCCAGCTGAAGCCCAACCGACTGTGTGTGCCCGGGCCTGAGCTGGGAAGGGGCACGCCCCACATGGCTGGCCTTTCCTGCCAGGGTGGCGGCAGGCCCTTACCTGTCCTGTGTCCCGTGTGAGCCCACCTTCTCATTCTTCATGCAGAAGTCGGGGGAGCTCTGCAGATAGACGAGCTCCGAGTCCTTCACAGGCCGGATGTCCAGGTCCTTGGGCACCAAGTGCTTGCGGGTACCCATGGGTCGGTGCACCACCTTGGTGGCCGACAGGTAGCGGGTCTTGAGGTCGGCAGCCACATCCCGAAGCTCCTGCAGCCCCTTCCAGCAGGTGCGGATGGAGCAGGAGCCAGATACCCCATGGCACTTACACTTCATTTCCAGAGAGGCGCGCAGAGCCTGCGGACAGGGGGAGGGCGTTGGGCTGGGTGGTGGGGCTCCTTCCCTTgcctgccctgggccctggccCCACCCCTCCGCCTGCCAGTGTTCTCAGGGAGTCACTGCCTGCTCCAGGCCTCAAGGGACAAGGGACAGGGCGTTTTGCTCTCAAGCTGCAGGGTAGATCCTTAGCTCCTCCTCCAACCCTGGAGGGCAGCTGGGAGGGGCAGGAAGAGAGTGGCTTTCGCAGGGGTAATGATGCCATTCATACACCTACCTGTACCTACTGCCCTCACACTTCAAATGGTTTCATCATCACAGAAGTCGTTCATGGGCGATATCATtaattttcccatttaaaaaagagaaatgaaggctcagagaggctgagtctCCTGCCCAAAGCTACACAGTTAGGAGATCttgggctgggatttgaacccagttctGAAGGCAATTCCGAAAGCCATGGCTTTTCACATGCTctgctttttctctctcacaAAATGCTTGCTGAAAAAAGGTgagcaggagaagaaaaggaagggagggagaggagaagaaGCAAGAGGTGGGAGCTAGGGGCTGGCCGTCCCCGAGACTGCCTGTTGCCGCATCATCACTCAGCACCTGTCTTCATGTGCGCTGAGCAGGTGTGTAATTGCTACCTTACAGAGTCGTTGAAAGGATTCAACAAGATGACATATATGAAAGCGTTTTGTGAACTACTAAAGTTAAATCAATATTTGGTTTTGAAAAATCAGTCTAAGTAAGAATTATGGTGGGCAGGGTTGGACTTGGCGCCTGGGGAGACTCTAGCCGGGGCTTTGGAGATGATTCTGTGCGACTGACTTCtgcaggcctcagtttctccctgtGTACCTGAGGGGTGTGAGCGAGACGCCTTCTGCAGGCCTTCCAGTTCTGCAGTCTAAGCCCCGCCCCCTTGCACACAGGACTGGggcccctctgccctcctgccTGCCCTGTGGGCGCCACTGCAAGGGTTAGGTCTCCCAGGCCTGTCTGTGCATCAAAAatacagggaaactgaggcacacggAGGGAGCCTTGCTCCAAATCCCATGGGGAGTTAGTGAGGAAGCTGGTCAAGGTCCCAGGGTTCCCTACCCCTCACAGTGCCGGAAAGTGGGGAGTGAGGGAGTCCACTTGGGTCTAGAGGCTGGAACTGTCTCAGCAAAGCCTGTGGAGAGCACACAATGAAATGAACCTGACTGCAGGGCACGCTCGGCTTCCCAAGGGCACGAGGCACTTCCGAGTCATCCAGGAAAGTAAACCACACTCAGCTCCTCAGCTCAGAGGGCAGGAAGGGCCCGGCTTCCCGAGGCCTCCGTGCCAGGGCGGGGCATGCTGTCATTGACCCCCCCGGGCCCCTGTGAATGGTCCCAGGGAGGCCAGCTCTGGGGCATCAGGGCCCGGGATAGGTCTGAGGTGCCCGCAAAGCTGAGGACCCTGAGTGGACTGCACTGCGGGATGGGATGGCTGCCAGTGTCGTGTGACCATGGCAGCATGAGGCTGGGGCCTGCCTGTGGGCAGGAGTGGGGTTGGGTTCTTGGGCGGGAGGATGGTGAAGGGCTCCCAGTGGGTTTCCAAGGGTTGTGGGAAGCAAGCCCACAGGGTTCGGAGGCAGAAAAGTTCTCGGTCCCTAGCCAGACTCTGCTATAGACCACAGGGTGACTTGACCTGTTTCCCCAACTGTCCAAAGACCACCTGGACGTCCTAGAATCCTTACACAAGGGAGATCAGAGAGACAGGAAGGTGAGGACGTGGAAACCTCTAGACTTGGAATCCCATAGACCTGGGCTCCATCGCACTGTGTGTCCTTGGCCAAGCCACCTAAGCTCCTTCTGCCTCACTTGGGGCCTCTGCACAACGGGCCTAAGGGGCCTGCAGGGAGGAGGTCATGAGATTCATCCACACCTGACACTCTGCCCCTCTGGGATCAGCTCCCCATCTGCAAGGAGGGATAACAGTACTTCTTCACAATGTGGTTTCATGGACCATGGGAGAGAAAGCTAATCAAGCACCCaccacagtgtctggcacacagatgAGCATAAAGTTTGTTAAAAAGGTCCgttcattcatttatgcattcaCTCCAACCTTCTCTACAATGAGGTGAGGAATTAAAGCAACACTGATAATGAAATACATGGAGGGGAAATCATGTTCTGGAGGCTAGGGTGGGTTTTTGAGCTGGGAGAGAGATCCCATTAGATCCAAGGAGACGGCCCTTAGCTCTCCATGGCCCACTGCGCTCTCATGCTTCCTCTCACGCCCAGCCTTGGCCCCGAGCCCCGGAGGAGGAGTCTGAGGAAATGTGACAATGAGGACTAGAgagcacccacccaccccacccccctttttttttttttagttctaccactttattgctaccaacccatctccctccaccttcgtgcacacatgctcagtcatgtaatcccatggacttcagcccgccaggctcctctgtccatggacttttccaggcaagaatactggagtgggttgccattcccttctccactgcccaccccattttatagatgggaacaACTGAGGGCAGAGAGGAAGTGACTCGTCCAGTGTCACACAGTGAGTTTAGAGCTCCTGACTCCCAGCTTAGCGCTCCTTCTGCTCCACCAACGTTCTCCAACCCAAACCCCAGtggaccccctggaggagaagaAGCCAGGCAAGCCCCAAGCCGCTGGAAAGGGAAGAGTCAGGGGAGGCCAGGAGCACATCAGTGTGGGCACATCAGGGCccgtccccccaccaccccctccactGGGGCCCACCGGGTGCCCCTTTCCGGGCCAACTGGCATAAGCACAACCAtctgggggggggtgggtgggggggtggttacCTGTCTCCCCACTTCACTGTTGTGTAGACGCATCAGTTTATTGGCTTGGGATCCTGTTTTTTTCACCTTCATAGGAGCATCGGAAAACTTGGCCCCCATGAGGAGCCCGTAGCTGAGGTTGTCCGCACATCCTCCCCAGCGGTTCCCGGGCCCGGGTGGCTCACCTGGGACGGGGCCGCAGGAGCAGCCGGGCAGGTCGCCGGAGGTGCAGGCCCGGGCGATGGCGTGGCTGATGGCGGCCGCCGACAGCGCATACACGAAGGCTGACTCCCGGGTCCCTGTGGGGAGGAGCGGGGTCAACCCGGGCGAGCGACCCAAGCATAGGACCGTGCCCAGGGCTGAAGTCCCCACCTTCCTCTGGGGCCAGATGGGGACAGTGGTGGCGAGTGGATGCAGCAGGTGGAGGGTGGCGCTAGGACCATTCATCTGTCACCCCCCCCCATCCTCCCCCAAATGGACTAGCTGACGGGCACACTCACTCGTGAAGCCCCAAAAGCCAGCAACCCCACCGGCACACCCTCACACGCTCAGCACACTGCACTTTCACACTGCACGCCCCACACCCAGTGTTAGGGACTGCTTTCAGGCACTGAGGGCCCCATCCCTGAGCTCCTCAAAGACAGGTGAGCAAACAGCCTGCTGCAGGATGAAAGGTGTCCCCTAAAAAGATATGGTCAAGTCCTGACCCCTGGTACCTGTGAAcgtgaccttatttagaaatgGGGTCTTTGCAGGTGTAACTGAGCTGAGGTCATTAGACGGATCAGAGTGGGCCCGGATACAACAACTGGGGTCCTTGGAGGAAGAGGGAATCATATAGGGCAGAGGCCATGTGACCGAAACAGAGACGGAAGAGATGCAGCTAGAAGCCAAGGAACACAGACTGCAGCAGTCTCCAGAAGTGAAGACAAGGCAGGGATGAGTCTTCCCCCTTGTGCCTTCAGAGGAAGCCCTGCGGACACCCTGACTCTGACTTCCGACTTCCAGCCTCCGGATGGAGATGATTCTCCCCTTGTGAGAAGCCCCGCAGAGCGTGGGGCTTTGTTACAGCAGTCTTAACAACTAAGATGGAGTCCAACGTGCCTTGGCTGTGGGGTCCTGGCCTCAGGTCCAAGCAAGTTACTGCCCTTCTCAAGCCTTGGTGTCCTTAACCATAGAGTGGTAATGATATACCTACCTCACAGGCCTCTCTGGAGTTGAGATAATTCAGGAAGAAGGGAGGCTATGTTTGTAAAGTGCTGCACACACATGACCTGTCACTGTGCGGGGGACAGAACTGATCCCCTGCCTTTCAAAGGCCTCCTTATGATACACAGGAACCCCCACCCCAATCCACCCCAGAAGCCCCCTCCTCCAGCAAGTCTTCTCCACAGACGCTCCTTAGTCCCTGTATCACTCTGGGCCTCTCACAGCACTTTGAGTCGGGTTGGTCTAGAATTACCATGTGGCACACCTGTCTGCCCTGAGGGTGGGCTCAGTCGCACTCTTGTTATAGactccccaccccgcccaccgGCCTCCCTGCATCATTCATTCCTTTGTCCAGGTATGAGGGGTATGCATGCATTTGTACTGTCATCCAGGCTCCCCCGCACTCCCTGtatgttcatccattcatcaattCACGCCCAAACACCCATGGCCATGATTaattcatccacccacccatccgtggatccatccatcatccagttattcactcatccacccatcacgcttccatccatccatccatgaacACAGCCACCTAtctaaacatacatatatttatgccTGAATTCATCCACCTCTACCCGCACGCATTCCGCAGGCCCTAGCAGGCCCCGCCGGCCCCCTACCTCTCTCCAGGTCGAGCAGATAGTTGGGGGCGAGCTCGATGGAGGAGCAGTTCCAGCGCATGTCGGCGAAGGCCCGGCGGCAGGCCTTCATGACCTCGCGGGCGGCGTGCACGACGGTGTGCATGAGCTCCAGGTTGCTGCGGCACAGCTGCACCTGCGCCGACACCAGGCCCTCCAGTTGCTTGCAGTGCTGCGTCTGGTTCAGCGCCAGGGCCGCCGGGGTCTTGGACAGGGCCCTGCACACGGCCAGAAAGCAGCACCAGTGAAAAGGGAGTCAGGGCCGAGAGGGACCCTGCTGCCTCCACCCACTGTATGGCCCCAGCCTCTTCTCAGTGGGTCTGGGGCCTTTACTGGAAGGAGCTGGGAAAGCAGGAGGCCAAGCAGTGCCATCCCCAGCAGGGTAATGGCTCTCCCTCCCgcccctgtgtgaccttgggcacgtcCCTGTCCTTTTCTGGGCCTGAGGCGCTCATTCATAACATAGGATTgtgaccctccccccaccctaccTAGGCTTTATTATAATTAGACTAACAGTTTTCTAGTTCACAACGCACTCACATCCATTGCCTTATTTAGTCCTCACACAGCTgtggattattattttttatgcaaCATTCACTCAATACTGAGCCAGACACTATGCTAGATGCTAGATTACAGTCATCAGCATAATATACATTATTAATTGAGCACTTACTAGATGCACAGTGTGAGGAGCTTCCCATTTTGGCTTCATTAATTATTAAAGCCATATATTAGGCTGTAAAAATCCCACATACATGCAAGGGATTTATGAAAAGATTAAAGCCACTCAATTTTGTGATAAATAGGATTTAGCCAttaacttggacttccctggtggctcagatagtaaagaatccacctgcaatgcaggagacctgggttcagtccctgggttgggaagatcccctggagaagggcatggcaacccactccagtattcttgtctgtagaatccccatggacagaggagtctggcgggctacagtccatggggtcgcaaagagttggacacatctgagtgactaagcacacagccaTTAACTTGTGTGACTTTAGATAAATCACtgtcctctctgggtctcagtgtcTGTACCTGTAAACTGTATTCCCCAGAGCAGGCTCCAGTGAGACACTCTGAAAAAGCGGATCCATGGTCAAGCACATTTTGGGGATGTGATATACTATATCCCCTCTTGAAGAATAATAAtgcatatttccattttaaaggcCCTGAGAAGTCCTGCAGTAAAGCAACAGGCTTGGTTTGTAACTTCCAAGTCTGCTGAGCACAAAACCCTTTATTTAAAGAGTCCTAACCTCATCCATGCTTTGGGAATGCTGACCAAGAGGGTTCCCTATGAACCCTGATGATGCTATAGGACCTCTGAGCTTCCCAGATCCCAGCTCTGAGCACTGAAATTCTAAGACTTTAGGACCAGGGGACCATCCTGGATTCACCTTCTTCCCAGGCCCTCTCTCAGGAGCAGACTGCATCAGGCTGCACCTCCTCTAAGTGGAGGCTAGAGGGACCCCACAGTCTTAAAGAGTTCCACATAGACCTGGTCCCTACCCTAGGGCCAGCTGGTCCTCAGAAATCCAGCAGAGACCTTGGAGGGACAAGGGGAAAGCAGGGGCCAGCCTTCAGGCCTGGGTGCTGTGTGTCTCACTTGCTGGGACCATAACACACCTCATCCAGGGTCAGGGCTGAGACCTGACAAGGCCTGGATTCCTGAGCCCCTGGGCTGAGATCCCAAGGGAGGCAGCCCAGTGCCAAAGAACAGCACAGGCCTGGGCAGACTCTTGGCCCTGTCACCCCCGCCTCCGTCACCCGCACTCCcccatgaccttgagcaaggcaAGTAACCTCTCCCCTCTCAGTACTGTCTGGGGGATTAACTCTGGCGTGTCACATGCTCTGTCCAGGGCTGACACACCATGGCCAGTGCCCTGTGATGAAATCTACTACATTACTGCACTGGTGGCCTCTTCCCACCTTAGCCTTCTGCACCTACTTAGTCAAGGTCAAGGGCACCCCTCTGACTTCACGGCCACTCAGGTGGCAAGCCTGCCACCACCCCAGTGTTCTCCAGCCTCTTGTCCTTTTTCCCCCACATATTGAAATATCCACCATACCAGACTCCTAGCTTCTCTGACAGGGACTACCCTGACACCACGCCTGTG comes from Dama dama isolate Ldn47 chromosome 1, ASM3311817v1, whole genome shotgun sequence and encodes:
- the WNT11 gene encoding protein Wnt-11: MKARPQVCQALLFALALQTGVCYGIKWLALSKTPAALALNQTQHCKQLEGLVSAQVQLCRSNLELMHTVVHAAREVMKACRRAFADMRWNCSSIELAPNYLLDLERGTRESAFVYALSAAAISHAIARACTSGDLPGCSCGPVPGEPPGPGNRWGGCADNLSYGLLMGAKFSDAPMKVKKTGSQANKLMRLHNSEVGRQALRASLEMKCKCHGVSGSCSIRTCWKGLQELRDVAADLKTRYLSATKVVHRPMGTRKHLVPKDLDIRPVKDSELVYLQSSPDFCMKNEKVGSHGTQDRQCNKTSHGSDSCDLMCCGRGYNPYTDRVVERCHCKYHWCCYVTCRRCERTVERYVCK